In the Wyeomyia smithii strain HCP4-BCI-WySm-NY-G18 chromosome 2, ASM2978416v1, whole genome shotgun sequence genome, one interval contains:
- the LOC129722131 gene encoding protein aubergine-like, with amino-acid sequence MAERQGNRGGGRNRARGFASAGGGGGGAPSGRQQQRGGGSGGGQQQRGGGGGGGQQPHQAPPQQQSWPSLGQPAQATASQQSSGWGNQPVQKQQPQTQPAQQKQQQHPQAQPAQQQSPTSQPAQQSITQSASEHRPQRGSTTGDGTAGRGAMRGRRAIPDVVRTRPLGCETTKQGKTGTNVTLQTNYFRIQRKENEAIFQYRVDFNPPSESMKTLSSLIYQLKPILGGYIFEGTQLFSRHRLAKDLVEYPTKDATTGQEYIITFRKVGTVDGTNEMAFMVFNLINRKAMAGLNLQLIGRNYFDPAGKVPISQYGIDLYPGYLTSIRQHEQDVLMCAEITHKVMRVDNCYAQLRQCMTQGGNWKDNFKRSIIGSVVMANYGKNNTYMVNDVEFNTTPESRFDTQSGSMSFIQYYKTRYNIDIRDPRQPMLISRSKPRDIRAGKPECICLIPELVRATGITDEMRKNFNLMRAVADCTRLAPDRRIERLEAFNRRLHQSQPSSEVFDFWKTELDRRLVEVPGRVLPQEIIYFQDEQSGTPAGETADWQMAFRKNAMTVSIPLLNWFVLIPNKSERLVADFMSCLKQAAKGMRFQMQDPQFVTMPNDSPAVYVEHLSSVIQRDPQLIMCLVSNDKADRYAAIKKKCYVDRAVPTQVIKERTITPKGGNVRTLMSVATKVAIQINCKLGGIPWISRNPLTSVMIIGFDVCHDTKDKSKSYGALVASMYSGEIKHPKFYSTVNHHAKGEELSNYMAVNVVKALRAYQSEFGGKLPLRIIFYRDGVGDGQLKYVYEHELIAIREKLSTVYQGAESKLSFFVVSKRINTRLFNQKRNPLPGTVVDDVITLPERNDFYLVSQCVRQGTVSPTSYNILFDNTGLTADQLQLYTYKQTHLYYNWSGTVGVPAVCQYAHKLAFLVGQYLHQAPNNLLEKKLYYL; translated from the exons ATGGCCGAAAGACAAGGTAACCGTGGAGGAGGTCGAAATCGAGCTCGAGGATTTGCTTCGGCTGGTGGTGGCGGCGGAGGTGCACCAAGcggcaggcagcagcagcgcggTGGCGGTAGCGGTGGTGGCCAGCAACAGCGTGGTGGCGGAGGTGGAGGTGGACAACAGCCTCATCAAGCACCTCCGCAACAACAATCGTGGCCGTCGCTAGGGCAACCGGCACAAGCCACGGCTTCACAGCAATCATCCGGTTGGGGTAATCAGCCTGTACAAAAACAGCAACCGCAAACTCAACCGGCCCAACAAAAGCAACAACAGCACCCACAAGCCCAACCCGCGCAGCAGCAGAGCCCAACAAGCCAACCGGCACAACAGTCGATCACTCAATCGGCGTCAGAACATCGTCCGCAAAGAGGATCAACAACAGGTGATGGAACTGCGGGTCGTGGTGCCATGCGGGGAAGACGTGCAATTCCCGATGTTGTGCGGACACGGCCGCTTGGATGTGAAACTACGAAACAAGGAAAAACTGGAACAAACGTTACATTGCAAACGAACTATTTCCGTATTCAAAGGAAGGAAAATGAAGCAATTTTCCAGTACCGTGTGGATTTCAATCCTCCGTCTGAAAGTATGAAGACGCTAAGCTCATTAATCTACCAGTTGAAACCTATTCTTGGTGGCTATATCTTCGAGGGGACACAACTGTTCTCGAGACACAGATTGGCTAAAGACTTGGTAGAATATCCAACCAAAGATGCCACTACTGGTCAGGAATATATCATCACGTTTCGAAAAGTGGGCACCGTTGATGGTACCAACGAAATGGCGTTCATGGTGTTCAATTTAATTAATAGAAAAGCAATGGCTGGTTTGAATCTCCAGCTGATCGGAAGAAATTATTTTGATCCGGCTGGTAAAGTTCCTATAAGTCAATATGGAATAGATCTTTATCCTGGTTATTTAACGAGTATTCGGCAACATGAACAAGACGTTCTTATGTGTGCCGAAATAACCCATAAGGTGATGAGAGTTGACAACTGTTACGCTCAGCTTAGACAGTGTATGACTCAAGGCGGAAATTGGAAAGATAATTTCAAGAGAAGTATCATTGGATCAGTTGTCATGGCAAATTATGGCAAAAATAATACCTACATGGTTAATGATGTGGAATTCAATACTACACCAGAAAGCAGATTTGATACGCAGAGTGGATCAATGTCGTTTATTCAATACTACAAAACTAGATACAACATTGACATCCGGGATCCGAGGCAACCTATGCTGATTTCTCGTTCGAAACCTAGGGATATTCGTGCAGGCAAACCAGAATGTATCTGTCTTATTCCAGAATTAGTTCGCGCCACTGGTATTACagatgaaatgagaaaaaattttaa tcTTATGCGTGCTGTAGCCGACTGCACTCGCTTAGCCCCAGACAGACGTATTGAACGATTGGAGGCATTCAACCGTCGATTACACCAATCGCAACCAAGTTCGGAAGTATTTGATTTTTGGAAAACTGAGCTCGACCGTCGTTTAGTTGAGGTACCAGGTCGTGTTTTACCCCAGGAAATCATATATTTCCAAGATGAACAGAG TGGAACTCCTGCTGGAGAGACTGCGGATTGGCAAATGGCTTTCCGAAAAAATGCCATGACCGTTTCTATACCATTGCTTAATTGGTTCGTTCTAATTCCAAACAAATCAGAGCGGTTGGTAGCAGATTTTATGTCCTGTTTAAAACAGGCAGCGAAAGGAATGAGATTCCAGATGCAAGACCCGCAATTCGTAACAATGCCGAACGACTCGCCGGCTGTGTACGTGGAACATTTAAGTTCTGTGATTCAACGTGATCCACAGTTGATCATGTGTTTGGTCAGCAATGATAAAGCGGATAGGTACGCTGCGATAAAGAAAAAATGTTACGTTGATCGAGCCGTACCGACTCAGGTCATAAAAGAACGAACCATTACTCCAAAAGGGGGTAACGTGCGGACCCTGATGTCCGTTGCCACCAAAGTTGCCATCCAAATCAACTGTAAACTCGGAGGAATTCCATGGATCTCAAGGAACCCGCTGACATCCGTAATGATAATTGGATTTGATGTTTGTCATGACACGAAGGACAAATCGAAATCATACGGAGCATTAGTTGCGTCCATGTATAGCGGAGAGATAAAACATCCCAAATTTTATTCCACTGTTAATCATCATGCGAAAGGTGAAGAGTTATCTAACTACATGGCCGTGAATGTTGTTAAGGCACTTCGTGCCTATCAGTCTGAATTTGGCGGTAAACTACCGCTGCGCATCATTTTCTATCGCGATGGCGTTGGTGATGGACAGTTGAAATATGTCTACGAGCATGAGCTCATTGCCATTAGAGAAAAGCTATCGACTGTGTATCAGGGAGCTGAAAGCAAGCTATCGTTTTTCGTTGTCAGTAAAAGAATTAACACACGGCTGTTCAATCAGAAACGGAACCCATTGCCCGGAACGGTAGTCGACGATGTCATTACTCTGCCAGAACG TAACGACTTCTATCTGGTATCACAATGTGTGCGTCAAGGAACTGTATCACCAACTTCTTATAACATATTGTTTGACAACACCGGGTTGACTGCTGACCAGTTGCAGCTTTATACTTACAAACAAACGCATTTGTACTATAACTGGTCGGGAACGGTCGGTGTTCCAGCGGTATGCCAATATGCACACAAGCTGGCGTTCCTCGTAGGACAGTACCTTCACCAGGCGCCAAACAATCTGCTTGAAAAGAAGCTATACTAtttgtga